In Candida orthopsilosis Co 90-125, chromosome 4 draft sequence, a single genomic region encodes these proteins:
- a CDS encoding Pld1 phospholipase D1 → MPTLDSSGHDQPEAVSDSTPDLNNSVQNNVPTSRESPDIRQLYRSLSGESQNQSSTSVKRASNKSPLYSRQSSSHIISNPISFFNRWGEDPQESRYSSEEEEAADRDDTEQEGATYGSENRPTSHWSNQPDESYQNEPTSPQSRRPSAIQNFTKFVSRSNRDGQIEPKRKRKDKHQRPGSQMGEQNYSYTNTDLRAQRLINSFIINGPSLGIMASCLFVDEGGIARAPLLFSLLGFNIVDISSSEFTKNRNFRIDLEYGVGDKSMKWSIERTITDLFYLHSRCKIDNWKTVFGTKTKLPKFPIPSFKDRRKKTKVSDTASQINSVLHGDADNQSIMSTQSGLSRMRSRLGSLTSAISREHVPKESRSDYVLKLRRKNGEYLKQMEDYLKELIEFVALTPLSNYVFMFFEISPISSLLNYEGSFQGKQGSIHISSSAKSQGWRVGHFKANDLKGMYDRRTEKWMLVRNSYVVYVSDINSTTPLDVFLVDSNFKIHTKNNVVKDDDENVDFDENEAGKNVRHHAKIFPHLKIVLENRERKLVLNPKSSREHKAWLESFRQMQHNTEWGVRHRFDSFAPIRQNCFAQWFVDGRDYFWAVSAAIEMAKETIYIHDWWLSPELYLRRPALGNQQYRIDRLLQRKAREGVKIFVIVYRNVGTTVATDSLYTKHSLLWLNEENIHVIRSPNQLLQNTFFWAHHEKLCIVDSTYAFLGGIDLCYGRYDTADHVLADDSPEDFEQFGADDYATVADLENFQVFMGKDYSNPRVKDFFDLDKPYKSMYNRQTTPRMPWHDIHMMTYGKVARDLSRHFVQRWNYLIRQKRPSRLTPLLLPPPDFTDEEARNAGYSGTCEVQLLRSSGKWSLGLEEHEQSIQNAYLKLIETSEHFVYIENQFFVTSCFIDGVEIKNRIGDALVERIIRAHQEGSIWKAIIVIPLMPGFEAQVDEAEGSSVRVIMQCQFMSISRGETSIFAKLRKKGINPDDYIQFFSLRKWGRIGPQRTLVTEQLYIHAKCMIVDDRSVIIGSANINERSMRGVRDSEVAAVVRDTEMISTRMNGVPYKAARFAHTLRMRLMREHLGVNIDILDTVERRFKRFEEFAKTEKGLKFATNKFRHKSYLINSAMVEIASRDVLNEKEGTRRWKDHINISNLEETVAEVNYEEEVADAPKPLDLPTMFNYRTGPKEANMGVRDKKKKSYDNRVQHSDQHKEDVRGYGLDKYQSEFAKSARLSSSKFLQEKSLQVMESGLPRNSFLPSYEDVLEFLNCDDDLVAANNDEESEQLINERNQERWILLKKVSYLQRVAANEMKYIAAENKKRASAGLSPLKPSNDMNGTLTEVDESTTDEKPSPEEAMRSGFQAGSPVSCSDQEIKDILDTISSPDAECANSFIDPYGFEDPLEPEFYELLWFEIARKNTDIFRMVFHCQPDDAVARWSDYTNFSKLQSKFMKGQTVAREPASTSKPETSELSEDILHLGNNNEQTTDGLGEDIGVLGRVPPEKKEMVDLAEHESKRRHKLARKFSSVPGISDINGKEKNHNDELDDDGKSPVVDENESREDVEQDTTEESPTHGSARKDNGASKTHERYRKNRATNFATRRRMLSGELIYDKETAEKLLGNIKGHLVLFPVQWLDVELENDNWFYNTDRIPPMEIYD, encoded by the coding sequence TGCAAAACAATGTACCCACATCGAGAGAACTGCCTGATATTAGACAGTTGTATCGGTCATTATCTGGAGAATCTCAAAACCAAAGCTCAACAAGTGTCAAACGAGCAAGCAACAAGAGTCCATTATACTCTCGGCAAAGTTCATCTCATATAATCTCGAACCCAATATCCTTTTTTAACCGGTGGGGTGAGGATCCACAAGAGTCGAGATACAGttcagaagaagaggaagcAGCGGATAGAGATGATACCGAACAAGAAGGTGCAACTTATGGATCAGAAAATCGCCCAACTAGTCACTGGAGTAACCAACCGGATGAGAGTTACCAGAATGAGCCTACATCACCCCAATCACGGCGTCCTTCCGCTATACAAAACTTTACCAAATTTGTTTCTAGATCGAATCGTGATGGACAGATTGAACcgaaaagaaagagaaaagacAAACACCAGAGACCGGGATCTCAAATGGGAGAGCAGAATTATTCCTACACAAATACCGATTTGAGAGCACAAAGGCTTATAAATTcatttatcatcaatggaCCATCGCTAGGCATCATGGCATCCTGCTTGTTTGTGGATGAGGGTGGAATAGCTAGGGCTCCTTTGTTGTTCTCCCTATTAGgcttcaacattgttgacaTTTCGTCAAGTGAGTTCACCAAGAACAGAAACTTTCGTATTGACTTGGAGTATGGTGTTGGTGATAAAAGTATGAAATGGAGTATTGAAAGAACAATTACTGACTTGTTCTACTTGCATTCCCGTTGtaaaattgataattggAAAACTGTTTTTGGCACTAAAACCAAATTGCCAAAGTTTCCCATACCTTCCTTTAAAGacagaagaaaaaagacAAAGGTGTCTGATACTGCGTCGCAGATTAATAGTGTCCTTCATGGGGACGCGGacaatcaatcaataatGAGTACACAGTCGGGTCTTTCAAGAATGCGACTGCGATTGGGAAGTTTGACGTCGGCTATATCTCGTGAGCATGTACCAAAGGAAAGTAGATCCGACTACGTTTTGAAACTTCGTAGGAAAAATGGAGAATATTTAAAGCAAATGGAAGATTACTTGAAAGAGCttattgagtttgttgCCTTGACTCCTTTATCCAATTACGTGTTtatgttttttgaaatctcACCAATCTCCTCATTATTGAATTATGAGGGTTCTTTTCAAGGAAAGCAAGGCTCTATTCATATTAGCTCTTCAGCAAAATCGCAAGGATGGAGAGTTGGACATTTCAAAGCAAACGATTTGAAAGGCATGTACGATAGACGAACAGAGAAGTGGATGCTCGTTAGAAACAGCTATGTCGTGTACGTTTCAGATATAAACTCAACAACTCCATTGGATGTATTCTTGGTCGActcaaatttcaaaattcacACTAAAAACAATGTGGtaaaagatgatgatgaaaatgtcGACTTTGACGAAAATGAGGCTGGTAAAAATGTACGTCATCACGCTAAAATCTTTCcccatttgaaaattgttttggAGAACAGGGAAAGAAAATTGGTATTAAATCCCAAATCCTCAAGGGAACATAAAGCATGGTTGGAGTCATTTCGTCAAATGCAACACAACACTGAATGGGGAGTGAGACATCgttttgattcttttgcGCCAATTagacaaaattgttttgcacAATGGTTCGTCGATGGTAGAGATTACTTTTGGGCAGTTTCTGCTGCTATCGAAATGGCAAAGGAAACAATTTACATTCATGACTGGTGGTTATCCCCAGAGCTTTACCTAAGAAGACCTGCATTAGgtaatcaacaatatagAATTGATAGGTTATTGCAAAGGAAGGCAAGAGAGGGCGTTAAAATCTTTGTCATTGTGTATCGAAATGTTGGTACTACAGTTGCTACAGACTCACTATATACAAAGCACTCTTTGTTGTGGCTCAATGAGGAAAACATTCATGTAATTAGATCTCCCAATCAGCTTTTGCAAAACACATTCTTTTGGGCCCATCATGAAAAGTTGTGTATTGTGGATCTGACATATGCATTTTTAGGAGGGATAGATTTATGCTATGGTAGGTATGATACTGCTGACCATGTTTTAGCAGACGATTCGCCCGAAGATTTCGAACAATTTGGAGCAGATGACTATGCCACAGTTGCTGACTTGGAGAACTTTCAGGTATTTATGGGTAAAGATTACTCCAATCCTAGAGTCAAAGATTTCTTCGACTTGGACAAGCCTTATAAATCCATGTACAACAGGCAAACTACCCCAAGGATGCCTTGGCATGACATACATATGATGACTTATGGAAAAGTTGCAAGGGACTTATCACGTCATTTTGTGCAACGATGGAATTACTTAATCAGACAAAAGAGGCCCAGCAGACTTACTCCTTTATtattaccaccaccagATTTCACTGACGAGGAAGCACGCAATGCTGGATATAGTGGTACATGTGAGGTGCAGCTATTAAGGTCATCCGGCAAATGGTCTTTGGGCCTTGAAGAGCATGAGCAAAGTATACAAAATGcgtatttgaaattaataGAGACTTCAGAGCACTTTGTTTACATTGagaatcaattttttgttaCTTCGTGTTTCATTGATGGTGTGGAAATTAAAAATAGAATTGGAGATGCTTTAGTTGAAAGAATAATCCGTGCACACCAAGAAGGTTCGATCTGGAAGGCAATAATTGTCATCCCTTTGATGCCAGGTTTTGAAGCtcaagttgatgaagcagAGGGGTCATCTGTTCGAGTGATAATGCAATGTCAATTCATGTCAATATCCCGAGGTGAGACCTCAATTTTTGCTaagttgagaaaaaaagGCATCAATCCAGATGATTacattcaattcttctctTTAAGAAAGTGGGGCAGAATAGGTCCACAACGTACTTTGGTGACAGAACAACTATACATACATGCCAAATGTATGATTGTAGATGATCGATCGGTGATTATAGGAAGTGCTAATATCAATGAAAGATCCATGCGTGGGGTGCGAGATTCTGAAGTAGCAGCAGTTGTCAGGGATACTGAAATGATTTCCACTCGTATGAACGGAGTGCCCTACAAGGCCGCAAGATTTGCTCACACTTTGAGAATGAGATTGATGAGAGAGCACCTAGGAGTCaatattgatattttggACACAGTCGAAAGGCGCTTCAAAAggtttgaagaatttgcaAAAACCGAAAAGGGGTTGAAGTTTGCAACCAACAAGTTCCGACATAAGAGCTATCTTATTAATTCAGCTATGGTTGAAATAGCTTCCAGAGATGTGTTGAATGAGAAGGAAGGAACCAGAAGATGGAAAGATCACATCAATATTTCGAACTTGGAGGAAACCGTGGCTGAGGTTAATTATGAGGAGGAAGTTGCTGATGCACCAAAGCCACTAGACTTGCCAACAATGTTCAATTATCGAACAGGTCCAAAAGAAGCCAATATGGGAGTGCgtgacaagaaaaagaagtcCTATGATAACCGTGTGCAGCATAGTGACCAACACAAAGAGGACGTTCGTGGTTATGGTTTAGATAAATACCAGTCAGAATTTGCTAAAAGTGCTCGCTTATCGAGTAGTAAGTTCTTACAAGAGAAATCACTTCAGGTGATGGAGTCGGGCTTGCCAAGGAACAGCTTTTTGCCCCTGTATGAGGATGTGCTCgagtttttgaattgtgACGATGACTTAGTTGCTGCAAACAATGACGAAGAATCTGAACAACTAATCAACGAACGAAATCAGGAACGATGgatcttgttgaaaaaggtGTCGTATTTACAAAGAGTAGCAGCAAATGAGATGAAGTATATCGCTGcagaaaacaaaaaacgTGCTAGCGCCGGATTGTCACCATTAAAACCATCAAATGATATGAACGGGACTCTAACGGaggttgatgaatcaacCACGGACGAAAAACCAAGTCCTGAAGAAGCAATGCGAAGTGGCTTCCAAGCCGGCTCTCCAGTCTCATGCAGTGACCAAGAGATCAAGGACATCCTTGATACAATATCTTCTCCTGATGCCGAATGTGCCAATTCGTTCATAGATCCTTACGGGTTTGAGGATCCGTTGGAGCCTGAATTTTATGAACTATTGTGGTTCGAAATTGCTAGAAAAAATACTGATATCTTCCGAATGGTGTTTCATTGCCAGCCTGACGATGCTGTAGCTCGATGGTCTGACTATACGAACTTTTCTAAGTTGCAAAGCAAGTTCATGAAGGGTCAAACTGTAGCGAGAGAGCCGGCTTCTACTTCTAAGCCAGAAACGAGTGAACTAAGTGAGGATATTTTACACCTAGGAAATAATAACGAACAAACCACTGATGGTTTGGGAGAGGATATTGGAGTCTTGGGACGAGTACCTCCAGAGAAAAAAGAGATGGTAGATCTAGCTGAGCATGAAAGTAAGAGGCGTCACAAGTTAGCCAGAAAATTTAGCTCCGTACCTGGCATTCTGGATATaaatggaaaagaaaaaaatcatAATGATGAGCTTGATGACGATGGAAAGAGTCCTGTAgtggatgaaaatgaatctCGCGAAGATGTGGAACAAGATACGACGGAGGAGTCACCAACGCACGGATCGGCAAGAAAAGATAATGGAGCTTCTAAAACTCATGAAAGATATCGCAAGAATAGAGCtacaaattttgcaacacgCAGACGAATGTTGTCAGGAGAGTTAATTTATGACAAAGAAACAGCTGAAAAGTTGTTGGGTAACATCAAAGGGCATTTAGTACTATTCCCTGTGCAATGGCTTGATGTCgagttggaaaatgatAATTGGTTCTACAATACTGATAGAATTCCACCAATGGAAATCTACGACTAG